From one Arenicella chitinivorans genomic stretch:
- the argB gene encoding acetylglutamate kinase, with translation MSETTQQTAKILIEALPYIQRFHGKTIVIKYGGNAMIDEALKESFARDVVMMKAVGMNPVVVHGGGPQISGTLERVGKTTEFVDGLRVTDAETMDVVEMVLGGLVNKDIVRLINAQGGKAVGLSGKDGDMIRARKISSGKPDVDYGHVGEVDSISTSLVETLEAERFIPVIAPIGAGSDGATYNINADSVAGALASKLQAEKLVLMTNTVGVLDKEGKLLTGLSATQIAGLKADGTIQGGMLPKVDCALDAVLCGVKTSHIIDGRVDHALLLEVLTDKGVGTLIRG, from the coding sequence ATGTCCGAGACTACACAGCAGACCGCCAAAATATTAATTGAGGCCTTGCCTTATATCCAGCGCTTCCATGGCAAGACCATCGTGATTAAGTACGGCGGCAACGCCATGATCGATGAAGCTCTAAAAGAGAGTTTTGCACGCGATGTCGTCATGATGAAAGCCGTTGGCATGAATCCGGTTGTGGTGCATGGTGGTGGGCCACAGATTAGCGGCACGCTGGAGCGTGTTGGGAAGACCACTGAGTTCGTGGACGGGCTGCGCGTCACGGATGCCGAAACAATGGATGTGGTTGAAATGGTGCTCGGTGGTTTGGTCAATAAAGATATCGTGCGTTTGATCAACGCGCAGGGCGGTAAAGCCGTCGGTCTGAGCGGCAAAGATGGCGATATGATCCGCGCGCGTAAAATTAGCTCGGGGAAGCCCGATGTGGATTATGGTCACGTCGGCGAGGTGGATAGCATTAGTACCTCTCTAGTTGAGACGCTGGAGGCGGAGCGCTTTATTCCGGTCATTGCGCCAATCGGCGCTGGCAGTGATGGCGCAACATATAACATCAATGCGGATTCCGTTGCCGGTGCGCTGGCGAGTAAATTACAGGCGGAAAAACTGGTGTTGATGACGAACACAGTTGGTGTGCTGGACAAAGAGGGTAAATTGCTGACGGGTTTGTCAGCGACACAAATTGCTGGTCTAAAGGCCGATGGCACAATTCAGGGCGGCATGTTACCCAAAGTAGATTGTGCATTGGATGCGGTGCTTTGTGGGGTAAAAACCTCTCACATTATTGATGGCCGCGTCGATCACGCCTTGTTGCTTGAAGTGCTCACCGACAAAGGCGTTGGTACTTTGATCCGAGGTTAA
- the leuA gene encoding 2-isopropylmalate synthase, protein MSRFDHRKYTPIQPIHKPDRRWPNRVIEAAPQWCSVDLRDGNQALIEPMSPEQKLEMFEMLVDVGFKQIEIGFPAASQTDFDFVRKLITEQRIPDDVTIQVLTQARKPLIERTYESLKGASRAIVHVYNSTSTVQREQVFKMSREQIKQIAVDGATWVGEGAARQPETDWQFQYSPESFTGTEVDYAVEVCNAVIDVWQPTSDKKCIINLPATVEVATPNVYADQIEWFCEQVSRRDSVIVSLHTHNDRGCGVAASELGVLAGADRVEGTLLGNGERTGNMDIVTMGMNMYSAGVDPELDFSHMDRIINVVEKCTQLKVHPRHPYAGELVFAAFSGSHQDAINKCLAQYQEGETWEVAYLPIDPRDLGRNYQQVIRINSQSGKGGVAYVLEQEHAIKMPRWLQVDFSPVVQVFAEDCESEVTADQIVSLFEKTYIEPDNAIALKSYQVNRESGLDAMQAVLVANHAEHPIQGEGRGVLEAFVSGLNRHTQHDIVIIEYDEHTLGHDDASEAIAYVQVSVNAQRVCGVGRSRDILGATFIAILNALARAENINAMRLSA, encoded by the coding sequence ATGAGCCGTTTCGACCACCGCAAATACACACCCATTCAACCGATTCACAAGCCCGACCGCCGCTGGCCGAATCGTGTGATCGAAGCCGCGCCACAATGGTGCAGTGTGGATCTGCGCGATGGGAATCAAGCCTTGATTGAGCCGATGTCGCCCGAGCAGAAGTTAGAGATGTTTGAGATGCTGGTGGATGTCGGGTTCAAGCAAATCGAGATTGGTTTTCCTGCTGCGTCTCAAACTGATTTTGATTTCGTGCGTAAATTGATTACCGAACAACGCATTCCAGACGACGTCACGATTCAGGTACTGACCCAGGCGCGAAAACCCTTGATCGAACGAACCTATGAATCGCTTAAAGGTGCGTCGCGTGCGATTGTGCATGTTTATAACTCCACCTCCACTGTGCAGCGTGAGCAGGTATTTAAAATGTCGCGTGAACAAATCAAACAAATTGCCGTCGACGGCGCGACCTGGGTGGGAGAAGGGGCGGCGCGGCAGCCTGAAACCGACTGGCAGTTTCAATATTCACCGGAGAGTTTTACCGGTACCGAAGTGGATTATGCGGTCGAAGTTTGTAATGCGGTGATTGATGTTTGGCAGCCGACGTCAGATAAAAAATGCATCATCAATTTGCCCGCCACGGTGGAGGTCGCCACGCCGAATGTGTATGCCGATCAGATTGAGTGGTTTTGCGAGCAAGTATCGCGACGTGATTCGGTGATTGTCAGTCTGCACACGCATAATGATCGAGGTTGTGGCGTTGCGGCCTCTGAGTTGGGCGTGCTGGCTGGGGCGGATCGTGTTGAAGGCACCTTGCTGGGTAATGGCGAGCGAACCGGTAATATGGATATTGTGACTATGGGTATGAATATGTATAGCGCAGGCGTTGATCCAGAGTTGGATTTTTCACATATGGATCGCATTATTAATGTGGTTGAAAAATGCACGCAGTTGAAGGTGCATCCACGTCATCCTTACGCGGGCGAACTGGTGTTCGCGGCATTTTCCGGCAGTCATCAGGACGCAATTAACAAATGCCTGGCGCAATATCAGGAAGGCGAAACCTGGGAAGTCGCCTACTTGCCGATTGATCCACGCGATCTAGGGCGTAACTACCAACAAGTCATTCGAATTAATTCACAGTCTGGCAAGGGCGGTGTGGCTTATGTTCTGGAGCAAGAGCACGCCATCAAGATGCCGCGCTGGTTGCAGGTGGATTTCAGTCCAGTGGTGCAGGTCTTTGCCGAAGACTGCGAGTCCGAAGTTACTGCCGATCAGATCGTGTCGCTATTCGAAAAAACGTATATCGAGCCAGACAACGCCATTGCGTTAAAGAGTTACCAAGTGAATCGGGAGTCAGGCCTCGATGCAATGCAGGCGGTTCTGGTCGCAAATCACGCGGAGCACCCAATCCAAGGCGAGGGGCGTGGAGTGTTGGAGGCATTCGTGAGTGGTTTGAATCGACATACTCAACACGACATTGTGATTATTGAGTACGATGAGCATACGCTTGGGCACGATGATGCATCGGAAGCCATTGCTTATGTGCAAGTCAGTGTCAATGCGCAGCGTGTTTGTGGCGTCGGTCGAAGCCGAGACATTCTTGGTGCCACATTCATTGCGATTTTGAACGCGTTAGCGCGTGCTGAAAATATTAATGCGATGCGTTTGAGTGCGTAG
- a CDS encoding RT0821/Lpp0805 family surface protein, translating into MKRTLASATIALMVAGLSACAVNQNGTVGPDPNVFNKENVIPLGGGILGAVVCNKLFKGHGSRDGWTAACGAAGYFASTAFVKKHNQALESNKVGQTTYWNDPDGKAHSVTPTRTYYEGNMPCRDFRQTVEIDGQTEIMQGKACRQADGTWKLVS; encoded by the coding sequence ATGAAACGTACTTTAGCATCGGCAACGATAGCACTGATGGTGGCGGGTTTATCTGCCTGTGCCGTGAACCAGAATGGCACAGTCGGACCTGATCCCAATGTGTTCAATAAAGAAAATGTGATTCCGCTTGGTGGCGGGATTCTAGGTGCGGTGGTTTGTAACAAGCTGTTCAAAGGTCACGGTAGTCGTGATGGTTGGACTGCCGCTTGTGGTGCCGCAGGTTACTTTGCTTCAACGGCATTTGTGAAGAAACACAATCAGGCTCTTGAGAGTAATAAAGTTGGTCAGACCACGTATTGGAATGATCCCGATGGTAAGGCGCATTCGGTGACTCCAACACGCACGTACTATGAAGGTAATATGCCGTGCCGTGATTTTCGTCAGACGGTCGAAATCGACGGTCAAACGGAAATTATGCAAGGCAAGGCGTGTCGCCAAGCCGACGGGACTTGGAAGCTGGTCAGTTAA
- a CDS encoding Lrp/AsnC family transcriptional regulator has translation MAKIDNIDRHILRELQQNARMSNLELAERVNLSATPCARRVKQLEDAGIIKQHITVLDAEKLGLNLTAMISVTMDRHTADRFEKFEHAAAALPEVMECYVVTGQDSDFLIKVLVRDMRHYEEFLLRRLTKLDGVSGVHTSFVLRQPINKCVLPLQTSA, from the coding sequence ATGGCTAAAATTGACAACATAGATAGACACATTCTTCGAGAATTGCAACAGAACGCGCGCATGAGCAACCTGGAACTTGCGGAACGCGTCAACCTGTCGGCAACCCCCTGTGCGCGGCGCGTCAAGCAGCTAGAAGACGCTGGCATTATCAAACAGCATATCACCGTGCTGGATGCCGAAAAACTGGGATTAAATCTAACCGCGATGATCAGCGTGACCATGGATCGACACACGGCAGATCGTTTCGAAAAATTTGAACACGCTGCTGCGGCCTTACCTGAGGTCATGGAATGCTATGTGGTCACGGGGCAAGATTCGGATTTTTTAATCAAAGTTCTGGTACGAGATATGCGACACTATGAAGAGTTTCTGCTACGTCGACTTACCAAGCTCGATGGTGTCAGCGGTGTTCACACTAGCTTCGTGTTACGCCAGCCCATCAATAAATGTGTATTGCCGCTGCAGACATCTGCTTAA
- a CDS encoding sodium ion-translocating decarboxylase subunit beta, producing the protein MEQLNNLWLSSGVAQVQGGQLVMLLVGLGLLFLAIRKGFEPLLLVPIGFGTLLANIPGAGFELAPVFDAAGNLESPGGLLYYIYHAGIETGLFPLLIFMGVGAMTDFGPLLANPRTLLLGAAAQVGIFTTVLGAVTLGHFGIMDFSIRDAASIGIIGGADGPTAIFVTSKLSPELLGAVAVAAYSYMALVPIIQPPIMRALTTSAEREIKMEQLRPVGKLEKIVFPLTLLVLVAFLLPDAAPLLGMFCFGNLMRECGVVNRLSDTTQNALINVVTIFLGLGVGSKMSAEKFLNLETLGILGLGAVAFCIGTAAGVLMAKLMNRFSQQKINPLIGAAGVSAVPMAARVANKVGLEANPQNFLLMHAMGPNVAGVIGSAVAAGVMISLVSGM; encoded by the coding sequence ATGGAACAGTTAAATAATCTCTGGCTCAGCTCCGGCGTAGCGCAGGTACAAGGCGGCCAACTGGTGATGTTATTGGTTGGTCTCGGGCTGCTTTTTCTAGCCATTCGCAAAGGCTTTGAACCGCTACTGCTGGTCCCCATCGGGTTCGGCACGCTGCTCGCAAACATTCCCGGCGCGGGCTTTGAGTTGGCCCCAGTCTTTGACGCCGCTGGTAATCTGGAAAGCCCCGGCGGCTTACTGTATTACATTTACCACGCAGGCATTGAAACCGGCCTGTTTCCGTTGCTCATTTTCATGGGGGTTGGCGCGATGACCGATTTCGGTCCGCTCCTGGCCAATCCACGCACCTTATTGCTTGGTGCGGCGGCGCAAGTTGGTATTTTTACCACCGTGCTCGGTGCAGTGACGTTGGGGCATTTCGGCATCATGGATTTTTCGATTCGAGACGCCGCCTCAATTGGCATTATCGGTGGCGCAGACGGGCCGACCGCAATCTTCGTAACCAGCAAACTGTCACCGGAATTACTCGGTGCCGTCGCGGTCGCGGCCTACTCGTATATGGCGCTGGTGCCGATCATTCAACCACCGATCATGCGCGCACTGACCACCTCCGCAGAACGCGAAATCAAGATGGAGCAACTGCGGCCAGTTGGTAAGCTTGAGAAAATCGTGTTTCCGCTAACCTTGTTGGTACTGGTCGCATTTTTGCTGCCCGACGCCGCTCCGCTGCTCGGCATGTTCTGTTTTGGAAACTTGATGCGCGAGTGTGGTGTGGTAAACCGGCTCAGTGACACCACTCAAAACGCACTCATCAATGTGGTCACGATCTTCCTCGGCTTAGGTGTCGGCTCAAAGATGAGCGCCGAAAAATTCCTCAATCTTGAAACACTCGGGATACTGGGACTAGGCGCCGTGGCATTCTGCATTGGCACAGCCGCCGGCGTATTAATGGCCAAACTCATGAATCGCTTTTCGCAACAGAAAATCAACCCGTTGATTGGCGCTGCTGGCGTATCCGCGGTGCCAATGGCAGCGCGTGTTGCCAATAAGGTTGGACTGGAAGCGAATCCACAAAACTTTTTGCTCATGCACGCCATGGGGCCCAATGTAGCTGGTGTCATTGGCTCCGCAGTTGCTGCGGGCGTAATGATCAGCCTGGTATCGGGAATGTAA
- a CDS encoding gamma carbonic anhydrase family protein, whose product MIFKLDDTQPEIADTCFVAPSASLIGAVKMAANASVWFNCVLRADNEPIVIGENSNVQDGSVLHVDPGYPIEIAANVTIGHKVMLHGCVIGEGTLIGMNAVVLNGARIGRNCLIGANALVTENMEIPDGSMVLGSPAKVVKTLDEKLQVRLAEGAKHYVDNGARYRTGLVRIDD is encoded by the coding sequence ATGATTTTTAAACTTGATGACACCCAACCCGAAATTGCCGACACCTGCTTTGTTGCGCCTTCGGCATCGTTAATTGGGGCGGTTAAAATGGCAGCCAACGCCAGCGTTTGGTTCAACTGCGTGCTTCGCGCTGATAATGAACCCATTGTGATCGGTGAAAACAGTAATGTGCAGGACGGCTCAGTACTGCATGTTGACCCTGGCTACCCCATTGAGATTGCCGCCAATGTCACCATTGGTCACAAAGTTATGTTGCACGGATGTGTTATTGGCGAAGGCACCTTGATCGGCATGAACGCCGTGGTCCTGAATGGGGCACGCATTGGACGAAATTGCCTGATTGGTGCGAATGCGCTGGTGACTGAAAACATGGAAATACCAGACGGCTCGATGGTGCTGGGTTCTCCTGCTAAGGTGGTTAAAACCTTAGATGAAAAACTGCAGGTACGGCTAGCTGAAGGTGCCAAACACTATGTTGATAACGGCGCACGTTATCGAACAGGTTTAGTGCGGATTGACGACTAG
- the modA gene encoding molybdate ABC transporter substrate-binding protein, producing the protein MSFWARLVPMSGTLTRCLLLGSVLLVSGGGVAQADPLRVAVASNFMGVATQLAANFEAEFGYPVTLISGSTGKHALQIQHGLSVDLVLAADVERPALLEQQGLTIPGTRFTYALGRLALWQPQAVSPGPETISHSDGATVALANPKLAPYGLAAQRALIRLDPAVSVKRVYGENVAQAYQFVYSGNAQLGLVAYAQVLSQPPTSYWLVPGSLHAPIEQQAVLLKETHVGRAFWRYLQSEKALELIREHGYDTP; encoded by the coding sequence ATGAGTTTTTGGGCTAGACTTGTGCCGATGTCGGGCACGCTAACGCGTTGCTTATTGCTCGGGTCGGTGTTGCTTGTCTCGGGGGGGGGCGTTGCGCAGGCAGACCCACTTCGCGTGGCGGTAGCCAGTAACTTCATGGGTGTGGCAACGCAGCTGGCTGCCAACTTCGAGGCTGAATTCGGATACCCTGTGACATTAATTAGTGGTTCGACTGGAAAGCATGCGCTGCAAATCCAACACGGTCTCTCGGTTGATCTTGTGTTGGCTGCCGACGTTGAACGCCCTGCCTTGTTGGAGCAGCAGGGTCTGACCATACCCGGGACGCGATTTACCTACGCTTTGGGGCGGTTGGCCTTATGGCAACCACAGGCAGTATCGCCCGGTCCTGAAACCATATCTCACAGTGACGGTGCTACGGTGGCGCTGGCGAATCCCAAACTGGCACCGTATGGACTGGCAGCTCAACGGGCTTTGATACGCTTGGATCCAGCGGTAAGCGTGAAACGCGTGTACGGCGAGAATGTGGCCCAGGCTTATCAGTTTGTCTATTCCGGTAATGCGCAACTCGGGTTGGTAGCCTACGCGCAGGTGTTATCACAGCCTCCAACGTCTTACTGGCTGGTTCCGGGATCTTTGCACGCGCCGATTGAGCAACAGGCAGTCTTGTTAAAAGAGACGCACGTCGGCCGTGCGTTTTGGCGTTATTTGCAGAGCGAGAAAGCGCTGGAGCTGATCCGTGAACATGGATACGATACGCCGTGA
- the modC gene encoding molybdenum ABC transporter ATP-binding protein — protein MSLELKLDMHRGDFALQLELSLAASGVNAFYGPSGCGKTSVLRTIAGLDRASANRVRFQSTIWQGADTFVPAHRRGALLVSQHSDLFPHLNVRGNLKFAASRASRPSARFALNDVVAHLGLESLLDRPITNLSGGERQRVAIARALCGVPDILLMDEPLAALDQAAKQTLLPYLEQLSRHFDVPIVYVTHSLDEIAQLADYLVVMARGAIAYHGDTAAMLTRLDTPLAQAESAESVVQACVIAHDNAFGLSYLDSPIGRVSLLQRALPVGAEVRLRIAARDVSITLEQQTGSSILNVFPAVVDSMVALSPALTLVRVLAGENPATAVPVVARITSLSASRLALQPGKSVFIQAKSVALF, from the coding sequence GTGAGTTTAGAGCTGAAGTTGGATATGCATCGCGGTGACTTTGCCTTGCAATTAGAGCTTAGCTTGGCGGCTAGCGGCGTCAACGCATTCTATGGACCTTCGGGTTGTGGTAAAACCAGCGTGTTAAGGACGATTGCTGGCTTGGACCGGGCGTCCGCTAATCGCGTTCGTTTTCAGTCCACTATCTGGCAGGGCGCAGACACCTTTGTGCCTGCGCATCGCAGAGGTGCCTTGTTGGTGTCACAGCACAGTGACTTGTTTCCGCACCTGAATGTGCGGGGTAATTTGAAGTTTGCCGCGTCACGAGCGTCGCGGCCGTCGGCGCGTTTCGCGCTAAACGACGTGGTCGCACACTTGGGTCTGGAGTCGCTGTTAGATCGGCCAATCACCAATTTGTCCGGCGGTGAGCGGCAACGAGTCGCGATCGCGCGCGCTTTGTGTGGTGTGCCAGATATTCTCTTGATGGACGAACCACTCGCAGCATTGGATCAAGCGGCGAAGCAAACGCTATTACCGTACTTGGAGCAGCTGTCTCGGCACTTTGATGTGCCCATTGTCTATGTGACGCATTCGCTGGATGAGATTGCGCAATTAGCAGATTATCTGGTTGTCATGGCACGCGGTGCAATCGCGTATCACGGTGACACAGCGGCCATGCTGACACGTTTGGATACGCCATTAGCGCAGGCCGAGTCGGCCGAATCGGTCGTGCAAGCCTGCGTCATTGCGCACGATAACGCGTTCGGTTTGAGTTATTTGGATTCGCCGATTGGGCGAGTCAGCCTGTTGCAGAGAGCGTTGCCGGTTGGCGCTGAAGTGCGACTTAGAATTGCAGCACGCGATGTCAGTATTACGCTCGAACAACAAACTGGCTCAAGTATTTTGAACGTGTTTCCGGCGGTAGTGGACTCTATGGTGGCTTTGTCGCCAGCGCTCACACTGGTGCGTGTGCTGGCGGGCGAAAATCCGGCGACCGCAGTACCCGTGGTCGCGCGGATTACCAGTTTGTCGGCCAGTAGACTTGCTTTGCAACCGGGAAAGTCGGTCTTTATTCAAGCCAAAAGTGTGGCGTTATTCTGA
- a CDS encoding serine hydrolase domain-containing protein produces the protein MKLLSRSLLLIAALILLLLVGLYATGHGYIITSLQRTYMAGHVTANINDHPEFATRVITTANPSELSQHPDYNKAPLPPEFVEQLIAYDSAAFLVLKDGQVLHETYFDGYSNRSKTNSFSMAKTVTTLMLGIAIEEGHVKGLDQPITDFLPEFKSDPLGSRATIGQLSAMDSGYEWDEHYYSPFSPTVELLYGDDIRSFLLNGKFTSEPGSYWYYSSASTELMGIFLLRALQQAGAAETLSQYLSEKLWQPMQMNDDALWHLDDNGMELVFCCLNTNARNYSRLGQLMLNQGRWNAQQLVPADFIQQMIQPGLVEHYGLSTWLGMHKNPGYYWFSGHLGQHIVVIPEHNMVVVRLGERTDPARDHVKDTVPEYVSVGLSLID, from the coding sequence ATGAAACTACTCTCTCGAAGTCTGCTGCTAATTGCTGCGCTGATCCTGCTTCTGCTGGTCGGACTGTATGCAACCGGGCATGGCTACATCATCACCAGCCTTCAGCGTACTTATATGGCAGGGCATGTAACTGCCAACATCAATGACCATCCTGAGTTTGCCACGCGGGTCATTACCACCGCCAACCCATCCGAATTGAGCCAACACCCAGATTACAATAAAGCACCACTGCCACCGGAGTTCGTCGAACAGTTAATCGCGTACGACTCTGCCGCATTTCTGGTGCTCAAAGATGGCCAAGTCTTGCACGAAACCTATTTCGATGGGTATTCAAATCGCAGCAAGACTAACTCGTTTTCAATGGCGAAAACGGTGACCACTCTGATGCTGGGTATCGCTATCGAGGAAGGTCATGTCAAAGGGCTGGATCAACCCATCACGGACTTTCTGCCAGAATTCAAATCCGACCCCTTAGGCAGCAGAGCCACCATCGGTCAGCTCTCCGCCATGGATTCGGGCTATGAATGGGATGAGCACTACTATTCGCCCTTCAGTCCAACGGTCGAATTGTTGTATGGCGACGATATTCGGAGTTTTCTACTCAATGGGAAATTCACCTCCGAACCCGGCAGTTACTGGTACTACTCCAGCGCATCCACCGAGCTGATGGGTATCTTCCTGCTACGCGCATTACAGCAGGCTGGTGCGGCTGAGACCTTAAGTCAGTACCTCAGCGAGAAACTGTGGCAGCCGATGCAGATGAACGATGACGCCTTGTGGCATCTGGATGACAACGGTATGGAGTTGGTGTTCTGCTGTCTCAATACCAATGCGCGCAACTACTCACGATTAGGCCAATTGATGTTGAACCAAGGACGATGGAATGCACAACAACTGGTGCCCGCCGATTTCATTCAACAAATGATTCAACCTGGACTGGTTGAGCACTACGGGCTATCGACCTGGCTGGGTATGCACAAGAACCCCGGCTACTACTGGTTTAGCGGTCACCTGGGGCAACACATTGTGGTGATCCCGGAGCACAATATGGTTGTCGTACGGCTCGGCGAGCGAACCGACCCTGCCCGCGACCACGTAAAGGACACGGTTCCGGAATATGTGTCGGTCGGATTGAGCCTGATTGACTAG
- a CDS encoding DMT family transporter, whose protein sequence is MGIGEVFAIACALMWASAVVLYKYVGDSMSANTLNLVKNLIGLGLLIPTALVVEGLTLPSLSGEQWLILVASGYGGIAIADTFYLQALRHLGAGRTAIVASLYSPFVVILSILFLGESLALWQWLGFLLVLLGILIAVYQRRYQAVDREQLVVGVALASSSVFLTAAGVVAMKPILDNSGFFWMVSLRLLAGIVGMVLYIVLRGQIQSTWRVVTQEQHPWLWIVVAAVLGTYFAMLFWLGGFKYTDASVASVLNETANMFIIVMAWLFLKEELNRRKIIGVMLTFIGVVVFLGLVTPPGAA, encoded by the coding sequence ATGGGTATTGGTGAAGTGTTTGCAATTGCCTGTGCGCTCATGTGGGCGAGCGCGGTGGTGTTGTATAAATACGTTGGCGACAGCATGAGTGCCAACACGCTGAATCTGGTTAAGAACCTGATCGGTCTGGGCTTATTGATCCCCACGGCATTGGTGGTGGAAGGTTTGACTCTGCCCAGTTTAAGTGGCGAGCAATGGTTGATTCTGGTGGCCAGTGGGTACGGGGGGATCGCGATCGCCGATACCTTTTATTTGCAGGCTCTGCGACATTTAGGGGCTGGGCGAACCGCGATTGTTGCTAGTTTGTACAGCCCTTTCGTGGTGATCTTATCGATTTTGTTTCTTGGTGAATCCTTGGCCTTATGGCAGTGGCTGGGCTTTTTGTTGGTGCTGTTGGGTATTCTGATCGCGGTATACCAGCGACGATATCAGGCAGTGGATCGGGAGCAACTGGTGGTGGGCGTAGCGTTGGCTTCCAGTTCGGTGTTTCTGACGGCGGCCGGCGTGGTCGCGATGAAGCCGATTCTGGATAACAGCGGTTTCTTTTGGATGGTCAGTTTGCGCTTACTGGCTGGGATCGTGGGGATGGTGTTGTACATCGTACTACGCGGACAGATTCAATCCACTTGGCGGGTTGTGACCCAAGAACAACATCCGTGGTTATGGATTGTCGTGGCTGCTGTGCTTGGTACGTACTTCGCGATGTTGTTCTGGCTCGGCGGTTTTAAGTATACCGATGCCTCCGTGGCTTCAGTCCTCAATGAGACCGCCAACATGTTTATAATTGTGATGGCCTGGTTGTTCCTCAAGGAAGAACTAAACCGACGCAAAATTATTGGTGTAATGCTGACTTTTATTGGTGTGGTGGTGTTTCTGGGGCTAGTGACGCCACCGGGTGCCGCTTAA
- the modB gene encoding molybdate ABC transporter permease subunit yields the protein MLSDSDITALILTLKLAALSTLILMMLGLPLAWWLARTQWRGRFLVEALVALPLVLPPTVLGFYLLIAFSPNAWLGRWYQHITGSQLAFSFSGLVIGSVLYSLPFVVQPLQTAFSAIKSDLIDAAATLRASPIDRFFNLVLPLARPGLVAAMVLGFAHTLGEFGVVLMIGGNLPGETQVASVAMYEHVDTLQFENAHALAGTLLCLSFVLLVGVYATHKRYSVLRW from the coding sequence ATGCTCTCTGATTCCGACATAACCGCACTGATACTCACACTCAAGCTGGCCGCGCTCAGCACGTTGATATTAATGATGTTGGGGTTGCCATTGGCCTGGTGGTTGGCGCGTACGCAGTGGCGCGGTCGATTCCTTGTCGAAGCACTGGTGGCTTTACCGCTCGTGCTGCCGCCGACGGTACTTGGCTTTTATCTGCTGATTGCGTTCAGCCCGAATGCATGGTTGGGTCGCTGGTATCAGCACATTACCGGGTCACAACTGGCGTTTTCGTTTAGCGGGCTGGTGATCGGTTCGGTGTTGTATTCGCTGCCATTTGTGGTGCAGCCTTTGCAAACTGCATTCAGTGCGATCAAGTCCGATCTAATCGATGCAGCAGCGACCTTGCGAGCCAGTCCGATTGACCGTTTTTTTAACTTGGTGTTGCCGTTGGCACGGCCCGGTTTGGTCGCGGCAATGGTATTAGGTTTCGCGCATACCCTGGGTGAATTCGGCGTGGTGTTGATGATCGGGGGTAATTTGCCCGGCGAAACGCAAGTCGCATCGGTTGCCATGTATGAGCACGTTGATACATTACAGTTCGAAAACGCGCATGCACTCGCAGGGACGTTATTGTGTTTGTCATTTGTGTTGCTTGTTGGTGTGTACGCGACACACAAACGCTATTCGGTGCTACGCTGGTGA